From Malaciobacter mytili LMG 24559:
TACCCAAATCATCCACTTTTATTAGAAACTTCTTTTGAGCCATTAGTAGGTAAAAAACAAGTGGAAAAAAGATGCTTTGGAAGAGAAGGTGCAAATACTAAAATCATCAATGAAGATGGCTCTATTGATGTGGAAACACAAGGAGAATATGCTGGACATAAGGCTATTTATCAAGAGTATGTAGAACTTCCAAAAGATTCAAATGGAAACTCATATCAAGCTGGAGTATTTTTTGCTTATGAAGCTTGTGGGTTAGGTTTTAGAAGAGGTGAAAAAATTTTAAATAATATGTCAAAATTTGTAGGACATATTATCAAATAATCAAGGGATAAGCCCTTGATTATCTTTTTAAAGCTTTTTCATCTTCTTTTTGTATATGTTCTAGAAGAACTTTAAAACTCTCTTCAAGCCATTGAAAATTTCTAAGAAATAAAATAGGTGTATGGTACAACCTTTTATCCAAAGGCTTTTTGCTTATTGTTTTATTTCTAAGGTCTATTTCCCCATCAATTAATACAATATCATAACAAACTTCTGCCCTACTAAAGCCAATACTTAGAGGAATATAATACTCTCTTTCATTAGAAATAAAGTACCAAATAGGCTCTCTTCTAAACATCACATAAGGAAAAGGTGCATCTATACTACAACCAATAGAATTATGTTTATTAAAGATGATTTTTCTTATATTTTCAACTGTAATAATAGAGTTTTTAAGCCTTCTTTGTACTCTTTTATATAAAAACTTCCAAAGTAAAGAGTTTATTCTTTTTGTTGCATCTTTATGAGCTAAAATCTCATCAGTTTCATAATATATATTATTCATAGCTTTTTATGTACTCTTGCATTGCTGCGAAATTAATATTGTTATAATCTATTTGCAATTCTAAATTCATCAAATAAAGATTTTTAATATTAAACTTTTCAAGTTTTACAAAATCTTTTTGAGTAGTGATAATAGAATATTCATTATATTCTTTTTCAATATTTTTTATTTCATCTTTTGTAAAGCTATGGTGGTCTTCAAAAGCAACCATTTTTACACCACTTGGAAGATATTCTAATAATCTTTTAGGTTTTGAAATAGCAGTTAATAAAAGAAGTTTATGAGGAAGAACATTTACATTCTTTTGGTTTAAACTATATGAAACAAACCTCTTAAATCCTTCCCCTTCTTTTAGTTGTAAATCAGCTAAAGAATAAAACATTTTTGGTTCTCTATATCCTCCACTTGGAAGACAAAAGATATTTGTAGGTTCATCTTTTGGTCTAATTAAAATATCAAACTTTTTTATATGATATTTTGAAAAACCATCATCTAAAAAGACTATTTTACATCCTAATTCTTTTGCTTTTTTAATTCCCTCTACCCTATCTTCACTTACAATAATTGTGGCATTTGGTAAAGAAGTAGCTAAAAGCATAGCTTCATCACCACTTATTTTTACATCAACTAAAATCTTACCTTTTTGTGAAACAAGATATAAGCCTTTTGAATCTCTTCCATAGCCTCTTAAAATAACTGCACAATTTTCTTTATTTTTAACTAAAGCAATTGTAAGAGGTGTTTTACCACTTCCACCAGCAATTAGATTACCAATACTAATAACAGGTATTCCAAAATCTTTAGGTTTTGAAATAGCTCTTTTTACTAAGATAATAATCATATAAATCAAAGTTAAAGGAAGTAGTAAAAAAGAGATGATTTTTTGAAAAGTGTTTGGATAGAAGAGATAATCTTCTACCCATAAAAAAAGCTTTTGTCTCAATCTATATCCACTCTGCTGCAATTTCTATTATATTATCACAAATATAATGTACTTCATCATCACTTAAAGCTGGATACATAGGTATTGATAAAATTTGTTGATAAGAAGTTAAAGCATTTGGAAATTCTGTAATCTTAATAGAATACTTACTTTTATAATAACTTAATAAATGTAAAGGAATATAGTGTAATCCCGTAGAAATTCCTCTTTCTTTTAAAGCTCTTGCAAAAGCATCTCTATTTCTAGAAATTTTAATAATAAAATGGTTAAAAATATGCTCTTCTTTTGCTTTTGGAATAGCCACATGTTTTACATCACTTAATCTTTCAGTATAGATTTTTGCAATTTCTTTTCTTCTTTTTATAAATTTATTTGTTTTTTGAAGTTGAGCTAAAGAAAATGCTGCATCTAATTCACTCATATCATACTTGTGTCCAATATCAACAACATCATAAATATAATCTAAGTTTCCATAATCATCATATGTAGTTGTAATAGCATGAGTTCTAAGTAATCTAGCTCTATTTGCTATTTCTTCATCATTTGTTACTATAATACCTGATCTACTTAAAGCATGTTTACCATTTGAAGGGTTTGTAGAAAAAATCGTCATATCAGCTCTTAAAGAACCAACTGTTTCATCTTTATATGTAACACCAAGTGCAGCTGTTGCATCTTCAATTAAAATAATCTTATATTTTTCACAAATATCATATAATCTATCTAAATCAGGAGTTTGTCCTGCAATAAAAGAGATAATAGCACCTCTTAATTTTTTTGATTTATTTGCTTCTAACGCTTTTTCAAATTTATTTAAATCAATATTCATATCTTCTGTATTAATATCAATAAAAATAGGTTCAGCATCAAAATGTCTTACTACTTCTGGAATATTTACAAAAGAATTAACTGACATTAAAATCTTATCACCTCTTTTAAGTTTAATTGAACTTAATGCAAGATGAATTGCAGAAGTTGAATTACACGTTGCTATTGCATGTTTTGCACCAACAAATTTAGCCATGTTTTCTTCAAACTCTAAAACTTTTGAACCTTCTTTTCTATTATTATTTTCAATAACAGATTTAATTTGATTTAACTCTTCTTCGTTTACAGAAGCACTATAAAATGAGATCTCTTTCATACGCTAACTCCATTTAATATTTGCTATTACGGGTAGTTTACCCTTAAACTCATTTGCTTTTATTCTATATTTTAACATATCAACTAAATTACCATCATGTCCTAAAACTACAATTTCTTCTTTAGATTTATTTTCATCTACTAATAATTTTAAAACATCATCCATTTGTTTATATGTATAACCTAATTCTCCCTCGTCAGTTTGACCTTCCCATAAATCTGCACTTGGCTTTTTTGAAATAATTTCTTCAATAACACCTAAATATTTTGCGAACTCAAACTCATCACTTTTATAGATTTGTCCAATAGGATTTATTGCACATGCAATATCACCAAAAATAGTTCCATAACCTAATAATAATTCACTTTTATTTGAAGTTCCCACAACGATTGAATCATCTCTTGAAGATATATCATAAAGTACAGACATTCTAACTCTTGCAGAGTAATTTCCTATTCTTAATTTATCATTATTCATATTATTAATATAAGCATCAATCATAGGAGAGATATTAACTATTTCATATTTTATATCAAATTTTTCACAAAGTTTTTTTGCATCATCAATACTACTTTGGCTAGAAAATTGAGAGGGCATAAGAACACAACTCATATTGTCTCCAAAGGCTTTTTTACATAAAATAGCTACCACTGCTGAGTCTAAACCACCAGATAAACCAACAGTTACATTTTCAAGTTTTGTAAGAGCTAGTTGTTCTTTTAAAAAATTTATTAATTGTTGTTCTATATTTTTCCAGTTAATCAATTTTTATCCTTTGATAAATATTATATCTTATCTTTTTTTGTTTTTTCATAAATTTCATCTAAATAATTTAAACTACTTTTAGAAATATTACTCTTTTTTACCTCTAATTTATCTTTTATAGCTAAAAGTTCTTCAATTTCAAAGTATTGTAAGAAATTTGGGTTAATTTCAACTGTTTCTTTATCATTCATAACAATAAGTTTTTTTATTTCTTCAATTATTTTTTCTTTTTCTAACATTATTTTT
This genomic window contains:
- a CDS encoding NAD+ synthase translates to MINWKNIEQQLINFLKEQLALTKLENVTVGLSGGLDSAVVAILCKKAFGDNMSCVLMPSQFSSQSSIDDAKKLCEKFDIKYEIVNISPMIDAYINNMNNDKLRIGNYSARVRMSVLYDISSRDDSIVVGTSNKSELLLGYGTIFGDIACAINPIGQIYKSDEFEFAKYLGVIEEIISKKPSADLWEGQTDEGELGYTYKQMDDVLKLLVDENKSKEEIVVLGHDGNLVDMLKYRIKANEFKGKLPVIANIKWS
- a CDS encoding tetraacyldisaccharide 4'-kinase, whose protein sequence is MRQKLFLWVEDYLFYPNTFQKIISFLLLPLTLIYMIIILVKRAISKPKDFGIPVISIGNLIAGGSGKTPLTIALVKNKENCAVILRGYGRDSKGLYLVSQKGKILVDVKISGDEAMLLATSLPNATIIVSEDRVEGIKKAKELGCKIVFLDDGFSKYHIKKFDILIRPKDEPTNIFCLPSGGYREPKMFYSLADLQLKEGEGFKRFVSYSLNQKNVNVLPHKLLLLTAISKPKRLLEYLPSGVKMVAFEDHHSFTKDEIKNIEKEYNEYSIITTQKDFVKLEKFNIKNLYLMNLELQIDYNNINFAAMQEYIKSYE
- a CDS encoding DegT/DnrJ/EryC1/StrS family aminotransferase, producing MKEISFYSASVNEEELNQIKSVIENNNRKEGSKVLEFEENMAKFVGAKHAIATCNSTSAIHLALSSIKLKRGDKILMSVNSFVNIPEVVRHFDAEPIFIDINTEDMNIDLNKFEKALEANKSKKLRGAIISFIAGQTPDLDRLYDICEKYKIILIEDATAALGVTYKDETVGSLRADMTIFSTNPSNGKHALSRSGIIVTNDEEIANRARLLRTHAITTTYDDYGNLDYIYDVVDIGHKYDMSELDAAFSLAQLQKTNKFIKRRKEIAKIYTERLSDVKHVAIPKAKEEHIFNHFIIKISRNRDAFARALKERGISTGLHYIPLHLLSYYKSKYSIKITEFPNALTSYQQILSIPMYPALSDDEVHYICDNIIEIAAEWI